DNA from Sphingomonas sp. R1:
CGGCCAGTGCGGCTGCTCCGCGGATGCCAGCGCAGCGGCGAGCGGCCTCTTGGCACGCAGGCCGTCGCGCAGGCGGACGACGAACAGCGCGACGGCGATGGCGGCGATATAGGGTGCCGCCGACCATTTGACCGCGGTCGCCAGCCCCATCAGCACCGCGCCGATGCACCAGCGCCAACGCACCTGTGCAGGCGTGCCCCGCATCGCCCAGAGCAGGAACACCAGCCCCCAGAGCAGGAACGCGCCGAGGAACACGTCGAGCATCGCGGTCCGCGCCTGAACGAACAGGCTCTGGTTGAGCATTGCCAGGATCGCGCCCGTCACCGCCACCCGCATCCGCCCGCGCATCAGGATCCACAGGAAGGCGAACACGGCCAGCACCGTCGCGGTACCGGCGATCGTCGGCATCACGCGCCACCCGAAAGGATTGTCGCCCAGCAGGTCCATGCCCGCGCCGATCAGTTCCTTGCCGAGCAGCGGATGCTCGATGTTGCGCGGGCCGGAGAGCTCGATCAGCGCGTTGGCGGCGGGGACGTAATGCACCTCGTCGAACATGATCCCGCCCGGCCGGTCCAGATGGAAGGCGAACAGCAGCTGCGCGGCCATGCCGATCAGCAGGGCGACGAGCCAGGGGCGGGTGGCAAGGGCCGAAAGGCGGAGACGCATGGGGGTGGCGTAGCGGAGGCCGGGACGGATCGGAAGGGCATCGATCCACCAACGACCCCCATGTGCCGGGCAGGATCGATAGCCAAAAGGTTGACGCGCCGCCCCCAAGCGCCGCAAAGCAATCCCATGAAGCGTCGTACCGGACAGGATCCCAGCGTCACCCGTAACTGGAAGCCCGCGACTCAGGCGGTGCGCGGCGGTACCGCGCGCTCGGAGTTCGGCGAGACCAGCGAGGCGCTGTTCCTAACCTCTGGCTATGCCTATGATTGCGCAGGCGATGCCGCCGCGCGGTTCGCGGGCGAGCAGGCGGGCATGACCTATTCGCGTCTCCAGAATCCGACGGTGGAGATGCTCGAACAGCGCATCGCCCTGCTCGAAGGCGCCGAGGCGTGCCGGACCATGGCGACGGGCATGGCGGCGATGACCGCAGCGCTTCTCTGCCAGGTAAGTCAGGGCGATCATATCGTTCAGGGCCGGGCCGCCTTCGGATCGTGCCGCTGGCTGACCGACAGCCTGTTGCCGCGCTTCGGCGTCACCACCACGACGATCGATGCGCGCGATCCGCAGCAGTTCGAGGACGCGATTCGGCCGAACACCAAGATCTTCTTCTTCGAGACACCGGCCAACCCGACGATGGACGTCGTCGACCTCGAAGCGGTCTGCGCCATCGCCCGGAAGCACGGCATCGTGACGGTGGTCGACAATGCCTTCGCCACGCCCGCCCTCCAGCGCCCGATGGAGTTCGGCGCCGATGTCGTCGCCTATTCGGCCACCAAGATGATGGACGGGCAGGGTCGCGTGCTCGCCGGCGCGGTGTGCGGCTCCGAGGACTTCATCATCAACACGCTGCTCCCGTTCACCCGCAATACCGGCCCGACGCTCAGCGCGTTCAACGCCTGGGTGGTGCTCAAGGGGCTGGAGACGCTCGACCTGCGCATCCGCCGCCAGAGCGAGAATGCGGTGAAGGTCGGCAGCTTCCTCGAACAGCGCGTGCCCCGCGTGAACTTCCCGGCGCTGCCCAGCCACCCGCAGCACAATCTGTTCATGCGCCAGATGGCCGCGGCAGGCCCCATCTTCAGCTTCGAGCTGGATGGCGGCCGCGCCCAGGCGCACGCGCTTCTCGACGGGCTGGAACTGATCGACATTTCGAACAACATCGGCGACTCGCGCTCGCTGATGACCCATCCGTCCTCCACGACCCATTCGGGCCTGGCGGAGGAAAAGCGGCTGGAGATGGGCGTCACCGAGGGCATGATCCGCATCAATGTCGGCCTGGAAGATGCCGACGACCTGATTGCCGATCTCGACCAGGCGCTGCGAGGCGCCGGCCTGTGAAGGCGCTCTTCACCGACGAGGCGACGACGCGCGGCGTGGTCGTCCGCGTGTCGGTGTCGTACCTGCCGGAGCAGTCGGAGCCGCATCGCGGCCGCTGGTTCTGGGCCTATCATATCCGGATCGAGAATGAGGGGCCGGTGACGGTCCAGCTGCTCACCCGCCACTGGATCATCACCGACGGACGCGGCCTGCGCCATACGGTGGAGGGCGAGGGCGTGGTCGGGGAACAGCCGATGATCGCGCCGGGGGGCAGCTTCGACTATGTTTCGGGCTGCCCGCTTTCGACACCGAGCGGCTCGATGCAGGGGACCTACCACATGATCGCCGAGGACGGATCGGCGTTCGACGTCACCATCCCGCGATTTGCCCTGATCGCGCCGGCCGTGGCAGGCGAGCAATGAAGCGTACCCATCTTCCTTTGAACGGCATGCGCGTGCTGGATGCTGCCGCGCGCCATCTGTCCTTCACCCGCGCGGCGGACGAGCTGGCGGTGACCCCTGCCGCGGTCGGCCAGCAGATCCGTGCGCTGGAGGATACCCTAGGGGTCGTCCTCTTCCGCCGCACCACCAAGGGGCTGGAGCTCACCCCCGAAGCCGAAAGCGGCCTCGCCGCACTGCGCAACGGCTTCCTCCAGTTCGAGGAAGCGGTGCGGGCGATGCAGGCGGGACAATCCTCCAAGTCGCTCACCATCGCGGCGCCGCGCGACCTCACCGCCAAATGGCTGATGCCGCGCCTGTCCGATATCGCCCGCGTCGATCCCGACCTGCGCTTCGTGCTGGTACCGGCCGACGATGCGCTCGACTTCACCGAAGCCAATCTGGACCTCGCGATCCGGTGGGGCGAGGGCCCTGGCGAGCATGAGGGCGAGGCGCTGGAAAGCGACGGCATGGTCACGGTCGAGCGGCCCGGCGGCGGCAGCATCGACGTGCGTATCTCCTGGCCCGGCTGCATGGCCGAGGACGCCGGCTCGCTGGTTCGCGTAGCGGACGCGGGCCTCGCGATCGATGCGGCGGCGCAGGGGCTGGGGCGGGCGACCGTCCCCGAGCTGCTGGCGCGCGCCGATATCGAGGGTGGCCGCGTTGCGGTAATCGGCGAGCCCAAGGCATCGCGACTCGGCTATTGGCTGGTCGCGCCGCTGCCGCAGTGGCGGCAGAAGAAGGTGCAGACGCTGGTGGAGGTCCTGGGGGGCTGAACGCTTCTCACGCATGAGGGGAACGGAGATGCGGACGGCGGCGGTACTTCTGGGCGCGGCGCTGCTGGGGGCGGCGGCCCCCGATCCGGTTACTGTACCCGTGACCGTTGCACCCGGCTTGGCCACGCATGCTTCCGGTCGGCTCATCGTGTTCGTCGAAAGAGCGGACGGCCCCGACACGCCCGGCGGCCGAATCGATTTCTCGCCCTTCGCGCCGAGCAGTGCCTCGATCGCCGCACGCGAGGTCGTCGATCTCCAGCCGGGGCGCATCGCCACCGTCGACGGCGAGACCGATGTGTTTCCGGCGCCGCTCTCCGCGCTGCCTGCCGGCACCTACCGCGTGCAGGCGGTGCTCGATCGTAACCACGACTATCCATATGGCGGCCGGGGGCCGGGGGATCTGGTCTCCAAGACCGTGACCTTCACGCTGCCGGGTAGGTTGCCGGTCGTCACGCTCGACGCGGAACTGCCCGCCGAGGCGGACGAAGGCCCGGACCTCGCGCATGTCGCCCCGGCCACGCGCGCGAAGCTGGCGCCGGTGCTGGGCAGGGTGCAGCCGGTGGATGTCCGCAGCACGGCATTGTCCGCCTTTCGCGGCACGCCAATCTCGGTCCGCGGCTGGGTGGCGCTGCCTCCGGGCTATGACGGCAAGGCGCGGTTTCCCACCGTCTACAGCGATGGCGGATTCGGCAGCACGCTTGCCTATGCGCGGATCAGCGCACTGATGACCGCGGCCGACATGGCCGAGGGCGTGTCGCCGCCAATGATCTGGGTGTTCCTCGATCACAGCGGCCCGACCGGCACCCACGAATTTGCCGACTCGGCGAATACCGGCCCCTGGGGCAAGGCGCTGACCGAAGAAGTCATTCCTGCGCTTGAGTCCCGCTATGCCATGGATGCCAAGCCCGGCGGCCGCTTCCTTACCGGGCACAGCTCGGGTGGCTGGTCGACGCTATGGCTGCAGGTCCGCTATCCCAAGCTGTTCGGCGGCAGCTGGCCGACCTCGCCCGACCCGGCGGATTTCCACGATTTCACCAATGTCGACCTCTACCGTGCCGACGCCAACTTCTATCAGGACGCAGCGGGCAAGCCCGTGCCGATCGTGCGGATGGACGGCAAGGTGGTCGCTACCACCGAGCAGTTCGCACGGGCCGAGGCGGTGCTGGGGCCCGCGGGCGGACAGCTGGCTTCGTTCGAATGGGTGTTCAGCCCGCGCGGTGCCGACGGCAAGCCGGTGCCGCTGTTCGATCGGGCCTCGGGCAAGATCGATCCCGCCGTGGCCGCCTATTGGCGCGATCATTTCGACGTGGCGCACATCGTCGTGCGCGATGCCGCGCGGCTCAAGCCGGACCTCGCCGGCAAGCTGCACCTGACCGTGGGCACGGCGGATACCTTCTATCTCGATGGGCCCGCGCGCCGCCTGGAAGCGGCGATGCGCGCGGCGGGCATTCCGGCACGCTTTACCTATCTGCCGGGCAAGACCCATTTCGATCTGTTCGCCCGCGACGGCGATCGCTCCGCGCTGCTGAAGGACATCGCCTGGCAGATGTATGCGATCGCCCGTCCGGGCGCGGTGCGGCGCGCAGCCACGCCCTAGGCGTTATTGCGGGCGGATGTTGATCGTCTTGCTGCCGCGATCCACGGACGAGACCGGCTGGGTTCGTGCGATCGCCTGCATCACCATGTCGGGTGCAGGCAGGCGATCGAAGGCGGGGAAGGTGAAGGTCTTGTCCAGAGTCGCCAGCGTGACCGCGAAACCGGGCTTCTTTTTCTGGTCCAGCTGAAGTTCCGGATGGACGGAGATGGTGCGGCCGGCATCGCCCAGGGCGATGATGTAGCCGTCCGGACTCCGCGATTCGGCGCGGTAGGTGCCCATGGTCGGCGTTCCCGTGCCCTCGCGGCACAGCGTTGCGGGCGCCGCTTCCGGGGCTGCCTTGTCGGCCTGGTCGGTCTTTTCCTTGTTTGCCGCGGCCATCGCGAGGAGGCTGCCGAGCAGGCCGGCCGTCATGTCCGGCTTCTGCATCTTCGCCTTCCTGTCATAGGCGAGCGTCGTGGCACAGGGCTGGATCGGCACCGCTGGCGGCGCATCGGCAGCGTGCGCCGGCCAGCCGAGCCCGGCGATCAGTGCCGACAGCGTCGCATCAAGCTGGGCCGGAGCCTGCTCGACGGAGCTGATCCGCAGCACTACCAGCCATTCGCCCAGCGGCAGCACCGCCACGCCCGTCGCGGCGTAGGGCGGCTTGGAGGGCGTGTAGAATCTCCGCAGCGCGCTGGCGGCGGTGCCGCCGGGAATGGCGAAGCTGCTTGGCGTCCCGGTCGGAGCCGCCGTCCCATAGGCGTCACGCTGCAGGATCTGCGTCTCGACGCGATCGAACCATAGCGGCACGCTCATCAGCGCCGGGCGGAACAGGTAAAGCGTCGCCTGTGTCCGGTCGACGTCACCGAACTGCACGGCGATGTCGAGTTCGCCTTCCCCCAACGCCGAGATCTCGGTGCGGGGCAGGCCGGCGGGGGCCTGCGGAACGATCAGCCCGGTCTGCGCGTGCTGCCATTTCTTGTTGGCGGGGACGTCCAGCGTCGCCTTCTGCGCCTGCACGCCCGGTGCCAGAGCGGCGGTGCATGCCAGCAGGGCAAAGCCTGCCACGATCGATCGACGGCCCATTTTCCTCTCCCCCAAAGATAGCAAACGACTAGTACCGACAGTTGAGACGATCCGCCACCTCCCCCGGCGAAGATGTCTCAGCCCTTCACGCGGCCGATCGGCACCGGCAGCAGCCGGCCCTGGTCATCACCGATCACCATCACTTCCACGCCGAAGGCCTCGCGCAGCGGCTGGTGGGCGAGGGCGGCGGCTGCCGGCCCAAAGGCGACCGGACGACCTTCGCGCAGCAGCAGCACGTCATCGGCGGCGCGGGCGGCCTGGACCAGGTCGTGCAGCACGATCACCACCCCCATGCCGCCTGCCGCCAGCGCGCGGAGGCGGTCGAGCAGATCGAGCTGGTGGACGGGGTCGAGGCTGGCCAGCGGCTCGTCGGCGAGCAGCCACTGGGGCTGGCCGGCCAGTACGCGGGCGAGCAGCACCCGCGCACGCTCGCCGCCGGAAAGCTGGGTGACGAGTCGGTCTGCCAGCGGGCGGACACCGGTCGCCTCGATCGCGTCGTCGATGGCGGCGTGGTCTTCGCCGGACAGGCCGGCAAAGGGGGCGCGGTGGGGCAGGCGTCCCAGCGCGATCAGGTCCGCCACGCGCAGGTCCCAGTGCACCGTCGCTTCCTGCGGCAGATAGCCGATGCGGCGGGCGCGTTCGCGAGGCTCCAGCCGGGCAAGCAGCGTGCCGCCCAGCTTCACCTTGCCGGCATCGGGATCGAGCAGTCCGGCGAGGGTTCGGACCAGCGTCGACTTGCCCGATCCGTTGGGGCCGAGGATCGCGGTGACCCTGCCGGGGCGCAGTACGGCGTCGATGCCGTGGAGCACCCGGCGCCTGCCCAGGCTGACGGTGAGTTCGGAGACGCTCAGTTCCATGTCGACCGCCGGAGCTTGAGAAGCAGCACGAAGAAGAAGGGCGTGCCGAGCAGCGCCATCGCCACGCCCAGCCGGATCTCGCCGGCGCCGGGCGACAGGCGCACCAGGCTGTCGGCGGCGAGCAGCAGCGCAGCGCCGCCCAGTGCACTGGGCAGCAGCAGCGCCGAGGGGCGGGCGCCGGTAAGCGGGCGCAGCAGATGCGGGACGATCAGGCCGACAAAGCCGACCACGCCCGTCACCGCCACGCTCGCGCCGACCGCGAGCCCGGTGCCGAGCACGACGAGCAGTTGGGTGCGCTCCAGCCGCAGGCCCATCGACCGGGCGGCCGCTTCGCCCAGTGTCAGCCCGTCGAGCGCGCGGCCCGTGGCGAACAGCACCGCGCAGCCGAGCATGATGAACGGTACCGCCAGGTGTACCTCGGCGAAGCTGCGGTCCGTCAGCGCCCCCATGATCCAGTCGAGAATCTCGGCGGTGGCATAGGGGTTCGGCGAGATCGAGATGAGGAAGCTGGTCAGCGCCCCCCCGAGGCTGGCGAGCACCGACCCGGCAAGGATGAAGGCGACCGCGCTCTCCGCGCGCCAGGCAAGCGTGGCGAGCAGCAGCATCGATCCGCACGCCGCCGCCATCGCGCAGGCAAACAGCACGAGTGGCGCACTGCTGCCCAGCAGCACGATCGAGGCGACGGCTCCCAGCGCGGCACTGGAGGAAACGCCGACCACGGCAGGATCGGCCAGCGGGTTGCGCAGGAAGCCCTGCAGCACCGCGCCCGACAGGCCCAGCGCCGCGCCGATGGCAAGGCCCAGGATGGCGCGGGGCAGCCGCAATTCGGCGATGATCCACCAGCGCGGGTCCTGGCTGAACCAGGCGGAGAACGGCACCCAGAACTTGCCCGCCATCAGCGAGCCGGCGAACAGCAGCGCCACCAGCAGGGCGAGGGCGAGGTTGAGGACGAGACGGTTCATGGATGACGCTCCGTCGATCCTGCTACGCCTCGGTCCGGCGACCTCCCGGCGAAAGCCGGGATCCATTCGCCCTTCGGTATCCGCAAGAGCCGCAGCGCCGACCTCGATGGATCCCGGTTTTTGCCGGAATGACGGTAAGGATGGGCTGTCATCGAACACTCCGGCGAATGGTAGCGAGGCGGGCGAGGGCGGCGGGTATCACCGGGCCCCCGCAATTGACCAGGTTGCGCGCGAACTGCGCCTGGGTGACCCGCATCCCCGTCTCCGCGATGGCGCGCTTGCGCAAGGTGGCCGCGCGCGAGTCGCTGTCATGGGCGGCGCCCTCGGGGGCAAGCATCACCCGCGGGGGATCGGCGATCACCTGCTCCATCGGCAGGTGCGCGGTATGGGTGAGGCCATAATGCGCCGCCTGGTTCGAAAAGCCGGCATGGGCCATCAGGTCGTCGAGCAGCGTCGCGCCGCCGGTGACGAGGTTGCCGCCGATCCACAGCAGAGCAGGGGCGGGCGGCCCCTGCCAGCGCGCGGCGGCAACGGCGGCGTCGATCCGGGCATTGAGCGCCGCGCCCTTGGCAGGCTCGCCGACTGCCGCCGCAAGCTCGGTCACCTGCGCCTTGCTTTCCTCGATAGAGGGCGGGATGCCGACATACAGCACCTTCAGCCCGGCACGTGCGAAGGCCTCGCGCGTGGAGGGCGGTGTGAAGCTGCTGGCGATCACCAGATCGGGCTTCATCCCGATCACTTCCTCGGCCGTGCCGTTGTTACCGCGGAATCGGTGCGCCACCTCGAGCGGGATCGAACTGGAATCGGCCCGCATCGAATAATGGCTGATCGCGGCGATGCGGGAGGCCGGCAC
Protein-coding regions in this window:
- a CDS encoding phospholipid carrier-dependent glycosyltransferase, producing MRLRLSALATRPWLVALLIGMAAQLLFAFHLDRPGGIMFDEVHYVPAANALIELSGPRNIEHPLLGKELIGAGMDLLGDNPFGWRVMPTIAGTATVLAVFAFLWILMRGRMRVAVTGAILAMLNQSLFVQARTAMLDVFLGAFLLWGLVFLLWAMRGTPAQVRWRWCIGAVLMGLATAVKWSAAPYIAAIAVALFVVRLRDGLRAKRPLAAALASAEQPHWPGLSTAGGVLLLGLISITVYFATFAPTFFYLTGATDGLAGLIALQREMYAAQTQVLPHHNYQSDWWSWPIMLRPIWFFYEWDRGAQRGVLLIGNPVIMWGGLVAVLASYVLWFRTHAWRPLVLALLWTFSVGIYAIIPKSLGFYYYYHLSGLFLCLVLPVTFHQFDRLRARGWEEWYVALALVCFGYFYPILAASPLSDAQAFAHWMWFPSWR
- a CDS encoding trans-sulfuration enzyme family protein, with product MKRRTGQDPSVTRNWKPATQAVRGGTARSEFGETSEALFLTSGYAYDCAGDAAARFAGEQAGMTYSRLQNPTVEMLEQRIALLEGAEACRTMATGMAAMTAALLCQVSQGDHIVQGRAAFGSCRWLTDSLLPRFGVTTTTIDARDPQQFEDAIRPNTKIFFFETPANPTMDVVDLEAVCAIARKHGIVTVVDNAFATPALQRPMEFGADVVAYSATKMMDGQGRVLAGAVCGSEDFIINTLLPFTRNTGPTLSAFNAWVVLKGLETLDLRIRRQSENAVKVGSFLEQRVPRVNFPALPSHPQHNLFMRQMAAAGPIFSFELDGGRAQAHALLDGLELIDISNNIGDSRSLMTHPSSTTHSGLAEEKRLEMGVTEGMIRINVGLEDADDLIADLDQALRGAGL
- the apaG gene encoding Co2+/Mg2+ efflux protein ApaG, with product MKALFTDEATTRGVVVRVSVSYLPEQSEPHRGRWFWAYHIRIENEGPVTVQLLTRHWIITDGRGLRHTVEGEGVVGEQPMIAPGGSFDYVSGCPLSTPSGSMQGTYHMIAEDGSAFDVTIPRFALIAPAVAGEQ
- a CDS encoding LysR family transcriptional regulator, with translation MKRTHLPLNGMRVLDAAARHLSFTRAADELAVTPAAVGQQIRALEDTLGVVLFRRTTKGLELTPEAESGLAALRNGFLQFEEAVRAMQAGQSSKSLTIAAPRDLTAKWLMPRLSDIARVDPDLRFVLVPADDALDFTEANLDLAIRWGEGPGEHEGEALESDGMVTVERPGGGSIDVRISWPGCMAEDAGSLVRVADAGLAIDAAAQGLGRATVPELLARADIEGGRVAVIGEPKASRLGYWLVAPLPQWRQKKVQTLVEVLGG
- a CDS encoding alpha/beta hydrolase-fold protein — protein: MRTAAVLLGAALLGAAAPDPVTVPVTVAPGLATHASGRLIVFVERADGPDTPGGRIDFSPFAPSSASIAAREVVDLQPGRIATVDGETDVFPAPLSALPAGTYRVQAVLDRNHDYPYGGRGPGDLVSKTVTFTLPGRLPVVTLDAELPAEADEGPDLAHVAPATRAKLAPVLGRVQPVDVRSTALSAFRGTPISVRGWVALPPGYDGKARFPTVYSDGGFGSTLAYARISALMTAADMAEGVSPPMIWVFLDHSGPTGTHEFADSANTGPWGKALTEEVIPALESRYAMDAKPGGRFLTGHSSGGWSTLWLQVRYPKLFGGSWPTSPDPADFHDFTNVDLYRADANFYQDAAGKPVPIVRMDGKVVATTEQFARAEAVLGPAGGQLASFEWVFSPRGADGKPVPLFDRASGKIDPAVAAYWRDHFDVAHIVVRDAARLKPDLAGKLHLTVGTADTFYLDGPARRLEAAMRAAGIPARFTYLPGKTHFDLFARDGDRSALLKDIAWQMYAIARPGAVRRAATP
- a CDS encoding ABC transporter ATP-binding protein — its product is MELSVSELTVSLGRRRVLHGIDAVLRPGRVTAILGPNGSGKSTLVRTLAGLLDPDAGKVKLGGTLLARLEPRERARRIGYLPQEATVHWDLRVADLIALGRLPHRAPFAGLSGEDHAAIDDAIEATGVRPLADRLVTQLSGGERARVLLARVLAGQPQWLLADEPLASLDPVHQLDLLDRLRALAAGGMGVVIVLHDLVQAARAADDVLLLREGRPVAFGPAAAALAHQPLREAFGVEVMVIGDDQGRLLPVPIGRVKG
- a CDS encoding FecCD family ABC transporter permease, which translates into the protein MNRLVLNLALALLVALLFAGSLMAGKFWVPFSAWFSQDPRWWIIAELRLPRAILGLAIGAALGLSGAVLQGFLRNPLADPAVVGVSSSAALGAVASIVLLGSSAPLVLFACAMAAACGSMLLLATLAWRAESAVAFILAGSVLASLGGALTSFLISISPNPYATAEILDWIMGALTDRSFAEVHLAVPFIMLGCAVLFATGRALDGLTLGEAAARSMGLRLERTQLLVVLGTGLAVGASVAVTGVVGFVGLIVPHLLRPLTGARPSALLLPSALGGAALLLAADSLVRLSPGAGEIRLGVAMALLGTPFFFVLLLKLRRSTWN
- a CDS encoding ABC transporter substrate-binding protein — encoded protein: MRGAALLACLGLVGCAAPPSAGGGGIVSMNPCADAVLVELVPASRIAAISHYSMRADSSSIPLEVAHRFRGNNGTAEEVIGMKPDLVIASSFTPPSTREAFARAGLKVLYVGIPPSIEESKAQVTELAAAVGEPAKGAALNARIDAAVAAARWQGPPAPALLWIGGNLVTGGATLLDDLMAHAGFSNQAAHYGLTHTAHLPMEQVIADPPRVMLAPEGAAHDSDSRAATLRKRAIAETGMRVTQAQFARNLVNCGGPVIPAALARLATIRRSVR